TGCGGGGCGTCGCAGGGCAGCAGGGTGGCCGTGCTGTCCAGGTCCACCCCGCTCACGGCGCCGGCCGAGCCGCCGGTCTGCGCAGCCCAGCACGTCGCGAACGCGGCCGGCAGGGAACGCTCCGCGGTGTAGACGCCGTCGAGCCGGCCGGTGTAGACGCCACCGGCGTGCGGGGTCGCGAGGCAGGCGATCCAGCGCTGCCCGCCCCGGCGCGCCTGTTCACCGGGCTCGATACGGGTGATGGTGAAGCCGAGAAACGGAGCCCAGCTGACGTTGTCGGTCCGGGGGGCCTCCGGCAGGGTGGGGCGGCGACCCACGTACTGCAGTCCCGCTGCCGTCGCGGCGGCGCGGAAGCACGGATCCCGGCGGCTGCCGACGAGCTCCTGTGGCGCGTCCAGGACCCCGACGACCTGCCCGCGAATCGGCCCGTCGCACGATCCGAAGATCAGCCCGTCCAGCGGCAGCGACTGCGGGCGGGTCTGTCCCGCCGGGCCCGCGTCGAGCAGGCACGTCCCGGCCGCCGGGGCGTCCGGGAATCGTTGCGCCTGGGCCTGCCCCACCACGCGCCGCCCCTGCACGACGACCGGCACGGTCACGGCCGCCAGCAGGGCGATCACCAGCACCAGCCCGCCGAGCCAGCGCCGTCGCATCACCCCAGACTAGGCAGGGCCCGGGGCCGGTGGCGAAGAGCGGTGTCGCCCAGCGGCCCCGGTCGTCAGTCGGTCAGCTGCCAGCGCATCCCGTAGGGGTCGGTGAAGTCGGAGATCGTCTTGCCGGTGACCGGGATAAACGTATTGGCCCGGCTGAAGGCGTGGCCGGCCGCTTCCAGGGTCTGCACGTCCGCCGCCTGATCGGTGGAGGAGAAGGCCAGATGGTCGATCACGAACGCGTCGAGGGTGGCGTCCTCCCGGAGCTCGAAGACCACCTGCTCCGACCCGGGCAGGGCCACCTCGACCGACCCGCGGGCCGGCGTGCGGTTGACCTCAACGAACCCCAACGTCGCGAAGAACGCCAGGGCGACGGACAGGTCCGGCACCTTCAGATCGATGTGATCCACCCGGGTCAGCACCATGAACACCTCACAGACGACGAAACACCTCAGCGCGGGACCACGCGATCGTCCCGCACCGCCCGCCACCCCCAGGCAGGCGGGGGCCGGCATCAGCCCGGGGCGAGCGGTAGGGACGACGACCCGACTCCGATCAGACTGCCGGTCAGCACCGGCGACCCCGCGGCGCCGTCCGCACCGTCCGGAACATCGGTGGTCAGGTAGCAGGTGATGTCCAGGCTCCGGTGGCCACGCTGCAGCCGGGCGTCCAGGGCCTCCGGTCCGACGCGCGACCGGACACCGACGGCCGCCAGGTCGGCGACCGTCCGACCGGTCATGGCCGCGGCCACCCGGTCACACGACGTCCGGATGTCCGTCGAGGACGTGACGAGCGGACCGGTCCGGCCGGTGGCCAGCATCTCCGAGCGGTGCGGCACGCCGCAGCTGACGAAGTCCATCCCGGCCGACACTCCCGCCCCCGTCCAGCACAGCCCGTACGGCAGGGGCAACGGTCCGTCGGAGATCGCGGCCGCCACCCGCCCCGAGTAGTACGACGCCGAGAGGCTCGGGGTCACCGCGCAGGCCAGCCAGTCCCGACCAGCCGCACGCTGCAACGGCCCCGGCTGCAACCAGCGGAACCCCAGGCCGATGGCCGGGACCCAGTGGACCGCCGCCTGGTCCGCCGGGGAGGTGGCCGGATCGGCCGATCCCGGGTCGGTGAACAGGTCGGGGTGGGTCCGGGTCAGCCGGTCGACCCCGACGTAGGTGGCGGCCGCGGACCGGCAGTCCAGCACCGGCGCGGACCCGGCCGGCCACGGGGTTCCCGGCGCCGTCGACGGCGGGTCGGCCCGGCGGACGACCAGGACGACCTCCCCGGCCACCGCGCCGTCACAGGCGCCGAGCACCACCGCGCCCCGGTCGACGTTCGGGGCGACCCCGTCCCCACTGCCGGTCGCGGCCCGGCCGGCGGACAGCGGCACGGTGACCGCGTCGGCCGGTCCGTCACCGCCCCGGGGGACCGTGCCCCACAGGCAGGACCCGACCCGCGGCACCCCGGGCAGATCGCCCGGAACTCCGCGACCGGCGATGCGCGGCCCGCTCAGGGCAGCCGGGAGTGCGGTGGCGACGACCATCGTCACCAGCAGCACCAGCGCGCCCACGACGCGGCCGGTGAGCCGCGGGCTCATCACCCCACGGTAGGCCGATCCGCGGAATCCGGTCCGGACCGCCCGGGTGATGGCGATGCGGGCGGTTCGGCGCCCGGCCCCTGATAGCGCCGGGCGGCTGTCGCCGCCGTCATCGCCGCCCGCGCACGCAGATCCGCCGGCCCGGTGATCTCGACGTCGTCGGCCAGCCCGAGGCACACCCCGATGACGGCCCGGGCCAGCCGGAAGTCGCCGCTCAGCTCGACCGTCCCCGTGTCGTCCGCTGGGCCCTCTCGGTGCCGGACCCTCAGTTCCCCGGCGGCGAGCAACGGTTGCAGCGCCGTCCGGACGGTCGCCTCGGCCGACGCCCGCACCCGCAGGTGCACCGTGGCCGCCGGTCCCGGCGACGACTCGAAACGGTGCCGCAGCTCGTCCCAGACGGCGACCAGCCGAGCGTCGGGCGGTAGCCGGGCCGGCTCGTCGAGGACCTGCAGCCGACGGACGCGGGCCAGCCGCCAGGTCCGGGGCTCACCGCGGTGGTAGCCGACCAGGTACCAGCGGTTGCCGTTCTCGACCAGGCCGAGCGGATCGACCATGCGGGTCACCGGCTCGTCGTCGCGCGGGGAGCGGTAGGCCAGCCGCACCCGGCGACGCTCGGTGGCTGCGCGCCGCAACGCGGGGAGGTGGGTGATGTCGTCCGGTTCGGCGAACCAGCGTCGTCGGTCGACGTGCACCACGTCGCGGAGCCGCCCGGCCGGTGCGGCCAGCCGGTCCGGCGCGCTCGCGGCCAGCTTGTGCAGGGCCGACCGCACCTCACGCGACAGACCGAGATCGCCGAAGGTGTCCAGGCCCAGGTAGGCGAACAACACCTGTGCCTCGGTGTCGGCGAGCCCGGTGACGTCGGCCCGGAAGCCGGGCAGCAGCGCGAACCCGCCGTGCCGACCCCGTTCGGCGTACACCGGGACGCCGGCGGACGACAGCGCTTCCACGTCGCGCAGCACCGTCCGCTCCGACACCTCCAGGCGGCCGGCCAGCTCGGCCGCGGTCAGCCGGGCGTGGGTGCGCAGCAGCAGCATGATCGTCAGCAACCGGTCCGCGCGCACCCGGGAAGTATGCGATCAATACCTGACACAAGGTGTCAGGTATTGCGGACAGGGTGGCGGCATCGCCCAGAGCGGGCGAGACGAAGGAGACCGCGATCATGACCAGCCCCGCCCCCACCGATCCCCGTCCGGCCCTGCAGCGCGCCATCGAGATCGCCGACGCCGTACAGGGCACCGTCGGACCGGACCATCTCGACCGCCCCACCCCGTGCGCCGAGTTCGACGTCCGCACCCTGCGCGGCCACCTGCTCACCGTCATCCGGCGGGTCGCCATCGTCCTGTCCGGCGGCCGGTTCGACGCCGTCCCGCACGTCACCGTCGTCGCCGACGAGGACTACGACCGGCAGTGGGCGACCGGCCGGGAGGAGCTGCTCGCCGTACTCCCCGGAGTCGACCTCGGTCGGACGGTCATCGCGCCGTTCGGCACCGTGCCGGCCGGTGCGGCCATCGGCAGCTACATCGGCGAGTTCCTCGTGCACAGCTGGGATCTCGTCGCGGTCACCGGTCGCGTCGACCTGCTCGACCAGGAGCTCGCCGCCGCCGTCCTGGATGTCGCGCGGCAGCGCATCCCCGCCGAGGGGCGCGAGAACATCCCGTTCGGGCCGGTCGTCGACGTGCCCGTCGACGCCCCGGCCACCGACCGGCTAGCCGCCTGGATGGGGCACGACCCGGCCTGGGCGGCGCGGGTGTGAGCCCACACCGAGGGGGGTTCTTCCCGCTCAGCGAGCAGAACCCCCCTTGGCAGCCGGGAAGCTCAGGCGTACGCCTCCGGACTGGGGCAGGAGCACATCAGGTTCCGGTCCCCGTACGCCCCGTCGATGCGACCCACCGGCGGGAAGTACTTGTGCGCCGGCGACACCCCGGCCGGGAAGACCGCCTCGGTGCGGCTGTACGGCCGCTCCCAGTCGGCGGCCAGCTCGGCCGCCGTGTGCGGGGCGCCCCGCAGCGGGCTGTCGGCGACATCCCACTCCCCCGCCGCGACCCGGTCGATCTCGCCCTTGATCGCGATCATCGCGTCGATGAAGCGGTCGATCTCGGCGACGTCCTCGCTCTCGGTCGGCTCGACCATCAGCGTGCCGGCCACCGGGAACGACATCGTCGGGGCGTGGAACCCGTAGTCCGCCAAGCGCTTGGCCACGTCGTCGACGGTGACGCCGGTCGCCGCGGTGATCGGCCGCAGGTCGAGGATGCACTCGTGGGCGACGTAGCCGCCGGCGCCCGTGTACAGCACCGGGTAGTGCTCCTGCAGCCGCCGGGCGATGTAGTTGGCCGACGCGATCGCGGTGAGCGTGGCCCGCCGGAGCCCGTCCGGGCCCATCATGCGGATGTACGCCCAGCTGATCGGCAGGATCGACGCCGAGCCGAACGGCGCCGCCGCGATCGCGCCGATGCCGGTCTCCGGCCCGGCCTGCGCGACCATCGGGTGGTTGGGCAGGAACGGGGCCAGGTGCGCGGCCACCGCGACCGGGCCGACACCCGGGCCGCCGCCGCCGTGCGGGATGCAGAACGTCTTGTGCAGGTTCAGGTGCGAGACGTCGCCGCCGAACACCCCGGGCCGGCCCACCCCGACCAGCGCGTTGAGGTTGGCGCCATCCACGTAGACCTGACCGCCGGCCGCGTGCACCAGGTCGGACAGCTCGGTGACCGTCTCCTCGAACACGCCGTGCGTCGACGGGTAGGTGATCATGATCGCGGCCAGCCGGTCGGCGTGCTGCTCCACCTTGGCCCGCAGGTCGGCCATATCAATGTCGCCCGTCGTCGCCGTTTTGACCACGACGACGGACATGCCGGCCATCACCGCCGACGCCGCATTGGTGCCGTGCGCGGACGCCGGGATGAGGCAGACGGTGCGGCCCTCGTCGCCGCGGGAGCGGTGATAGCCGCGGATGGCCAGCAGCCCGGCCAGCTCGCCCTGCGAGCCGGCGTTGGGTTGCAGCGACACCGCGGCGTACCCGGTGACCTCACACAGCCAGGACGACAGCTGATCGATCAGCTCGAGGTAGCCGGCAGCGTCCTCGATCGGGGCGAACGGGTGTAGCCCGGCAAACTCCGGCCAGGTCACCGCGGCCATCTCGGTCGTCGCGTTGAGCTTCATCGTGCACGAGCCCAGCGGGATCATCGTGCGGTCCAGCGCCAGGTCGGAGTCCGACAACCGGCGCAGGTAGCGCAGCATCGATGTCTCGCTGCGGTGGGCGTGGAACACCGGATGGGTCAGGTACTCCGAGGTGCGCTCGGCCCACTGAGGCATCAGCGGTGCGTAGGCGGCGAAACCCGCCTGCAAGCCGAAGGACTCGACGACCGCAGCAAGGTGCTCGCCGGTCGTGGCCTCGGAGATGCTGATCTGGACGTGGTCGCCGTCCGCCCACAGGTGGATGCCCCGCTCGCGCGCTGCGGCGACCACCTCCCGGGCCCGTCCAGGAACGGCGGCGCGAACGGTATCGAAGAACAGCTCGTGCTCGACGGCGATCCCCCCGTGCTGCAGCGTCGACGCCAGCCACAGCGCATGCTTCCGCACCCGTTCGGCGATCCGCTTGAGCCCGTCCGGCCCGTGGTAGACGGCG
This genomic stretch from Nakamurella flava harbors:
- a CDS encoding VOC family protein produces the protein MVLTRVDHIDLKVPDLSVALAFFATLGFVEVNRTPARGSVEVALPGSEQVVFELREDATLDAFVIDHLAFSSTDQAADVQTLEAAGHAFSRANTFIPVTGKTISDFTDPYGMRWQLTD
- the gcvP gene encoding aminomethyl-transferring glycine dehydrogenase, which translates into the protein MSTSSVPGPSHSGPVAERSAVFADRHIGPDAGGLDTLLRVLGQPDLDALEKAAVPAAVRNDRPLELPEAASEAATLTELRAIAARNRPAVSMIGLGYHDTITPGVIQRNVLESPAWYTAYTPYQPEISQGRLEALLNFQTAVTDLTGLDIANASMLDEGTAAAEAMTLIKRTARSKSSRFVVDADTLPQTLAVLRTRAEPVGIELVVADLSNGLESLPVGDFFGLLLSYPGASGAVRDHRQVIAAAHEREAKVVVATDLLALTLLTPPGEVGADVAVGSAQRFGVPLGFGGPHAGFIAVRSELQRQLPGRLVGVSKDSHGTTAFRLALQTREQHIRREKATSNICTAQVLLAVMASMYAVYHGPDGLKRIAERVRKHALWLASTLQHGGIAVEHELFFDTVRAAVPGRAREVVAAARERGIHLWADGDHVQISISEATTGEHLAAVVESFGLQAGFAAYAPLMPQWAERTSEYLTHPVFHAHRSETSMLRYLRRLSDSDLALDRTMIPLGSCTMKLNATTEMAAVTWPEFAGLHPFAPIEDAAGYLELIDQLSSWLCEVTGYAAVSLQPNAGSQGELAGLLAIRGYHRSRGDEGRTVCLIPASAHGTNAASAVMAGMSVVVVKTATTGDIDMADLRAKVEQHADRLAAIMITYPSTHGVFEETVTELSDLVHAAGGQVYVDGANLNALVGVGRPGVFGGDVSHLNLHKTFCIPHGGGGPGVGPVAVAAHLAPFLPNHPMVAQAGPETGIGAIAAAPFGSASILPISWAYIRMMGPDGLRRATLTAIASANYIARRLQEHYPVLYTGAGGYVAHECILDLRPITAATGVTVDDVAKRLADYGFHAPTMSFPVAGTLMVEPTESEDVAEIDRFIDAMIAIKGEIDRVAAGEWDVADSPLRGAPHTAAELAADWERPYSRTEAVFPAGVSPAHKYFPPVGRIDGAYGDRNLMCSCPSPEAYA
- a CDS encoding helix-turn-helix transcriptional regulator, whose product is MRADRLLTIMLLLRTHARLTAAELAGRLEVSERTVLRDVEALSSAGVPVYAERGRHGGFALLPGFRADVTGLADTEAQVLFAYLGLDTFGDLGLSREVRSALHKLAASAPDRLAAPAGRLRDVVHVDRRRWFAEPDDITHLPALRRAATERRRVRLAYRSPRDDEPVTRMVDPLGLVENGNRWYLVGYHRGEPRTWRLARVRRLQVLDEPARLPPDARLVAVWDELRHRFESSPGPAATVHLRVRASAEATVRTALQPLLAAGELRVRHREGPADDTGTVELSGDFRLARAVIGVCLGLADDVEITGPADLRARAAMTAATAARRYQGPGAEPPASPSPGRSGPDSADRPTVG
- a CDS encoding TIGR03086 family metal-binding protein — encoded protein: MTSPAPTDPRPALQRAIEIADAVQGTVGPDHLDRPTPCAEFDVRTLRGHLLTVIRRVAIVLSGGRFDAVPHVTVVADEDYDRQWATGREELLAVLPGVDLGRTVIAPFGTVPAGAAIGSYIGEFLVHSWDLVAVTGRVDLLDQELAAAVLDVARQRIPAEGRENIPFGPVVDVPVDAPATDRLAAWMGHDPAWAARV